The window GATATGCACGACATCCGCTTCGCGTCGCACGTCGACGCCTCGTCCGAGATTGTCGCGGCGAAGCAGTTCGGCGATGCCGTCTTTCAGCTTGTTCTTGGAGGCCATTCCTACAAGTCCATAACATTCCAGAGCCGCGGAGCCGGCGATCGTCGCGATGACTTCGTCGGTGACGTACACTTTCCCTCTTTCCGTGTCCAATTGAATGGGCATCTATAACCTCTCCTTCATGGTATGTAATATTATGGACTAAACCTCATTGTACTATATTAGACCAAAGAAATAAATGCAATCCCCCAACAACTTCGCGTTGACTGGCGCCCATGCCATATGCTATATTAATAACTATGTTTGCCACGGAAGGGTGGTGTCTGCAATGTCCAGAGTATGCTATATTACCGGCAAGAAGCCGGGGTCCGGCAACCACGTATCGCACGCGAACAACCGCAACCGCCGTTCGTGGGGCGTGAACGTCCAGAAGGTACGGATTCTTGTGAACGGGAAGCCGAAGCGCGTGTACGTGAGCACTCGTGCGCTGAAATCGGGGTTAATCACCCGCGTATAATTTCAAACACGCCGCTGACAAGAGGAGGATGCTTACGCATCCTCCTCTTCTTGTCGTATGTATCGCTGCTTGTTTCTTTTCGAAAAGGACAAAAAGCACCGTTCAGGTGCTTTCATCGATGTTCCCCAAATGGCGCCCACGGAAACCCTTGTCAGTTTTTGTTAAAAGCGTTTAACAAAGTTTTCACGAATCCGCCTAAGAATTTAGGTAGTTTGATTGTATAAAACTTCATCTCTACCCCTCCTCGCAAAGTTTCCGCCGCTCACGATTCCGTACGTTCCCCACTACAAGCCTTATAGCCCTATTGTATTCAGGGATTCCGGAAATGTGCCTACTTTCCTTCCGAGGGACAAAAATTTGTTCAGAGGGCCGCGTCGGCGCGCAGCTCGGCCATCGCCTTCGCGCGATCGCGCACGCCGAAGACGGAGCTTCCCGCGACGAGCACCGAGGCTCCCGCCTCCGTGACGAGGCGCGCCGTGCCTTGCGCGATGCCGCCGTCTACTTGAATGGCTACGCGGCCGTCCAAGCCGTCCTCGCGGATCCATTCGCGGAGCGCCGCGATCTTCTTCAGCGTCGAAGGGATGAACGCCTGACCGCCGAAGCCGGGATTCACCGTCATGACGAGCACGAGATCGATGTCCGCCAATACCGGCCGCACCCATTCCGCGGGCGTCGCCGGGTTCAATGCGACGCCGGCCTTCACGCCGCGCGCCTTGATCGTTTGAATCGTCCGATGCAGATGCGCGCATGCCTCGACATGCACGGTCACGCCGTCCGCGCCCGCGTCCACGAACGCGTCGACGTACGCTTCGGGCTTCTCGATCATCAGATGCACGTCCATGAACAGCGACGTGCGCGGCCGAAGCGCTTCGACCACGAGCGGGCCGAACGTAATGTTCGGCACGAATTTGCCGTCCATTACGTCCAGATGCAGCCAATCCGCGCCGCCTTGCTCGATATCCCGCACTTCCTCCGCGAGCGTCGCGAAGTTGGCGGCGAGCAGCGATGGAGCGATGATCGCCATATCAATACCTCCGTTTTCTATCCCGGATCTCGACCGCGAACGCAGCGTAATGCTCGTACCGCCGCTTGTCCGCTTCGCCGGACGCTACCGCTTCCAGGACGCGGCAGCCCGGTTCTTTCAGGTGGAGGCAGCCGCGGAACTTGCAGCCGTTCGACAGCTCCGCGAACTCCGGGAACGCCTCCGTCAACGCCTCGGGCTCCATCTCGGGAAACTCGAGCGTCGAAAATCCGGGCGTGTCCGCGAGCATGCCGCGCGCTCCGACGCGGAACAGCTCCACGTGGCGGGTCGTATGCTTGCCTCGTCCCAGCTTCTCGCTGATCTCGTTCGTCGCGAGCAGCAGCCCCGGCGCGAGCCGATTGAGCAGCGAAGACTTGCCGACGCCGGACTGACCCGCGATGACCGTGATGCGGCCTTCCAGCTCGCCGAGCAGGCCCGCGATCCCCTCGCCTCCGCGAGAGCTCGTCAAATAGACGGGATAGCCGATGCGCTCGTACGTCGCCCGCAGCTCGGCGATCTCCGCCTTGAGATCGGCCGCCTCCGGCTTCTCCAATAAATCCGCCTTCGTGAAACAGAGGATCGAACGCAAGCCGGCCAGCTCGGACAACGCTAAAAATTTGTCGAGCAGCGACCGGTTGATGTCCGGCCGCGTCACCGCGAAGACGATCAGCGCCGTGTCCACGTTGGCGATCGGCGGGCGCACGAGCTCCGTCGACCGAGGCGCAAGCTCGACGACCGTGCCTTCGCCGGAGCCGTCGACCTTCGCCTCGAAGCGGACGCGGTCGCCGACGAGCGGCGACACCCCCTGCTTCTTAAACAACCCCCGCGCCCGGCAGGCGACGACGTCGCCGCCGTCGTCCGGCTGCACGTAATAAAATCCGCTGAGCGCCTTCACAATCAAGCCATCCTGCATGCGTTCCGCTTGCCTCCCGCTAGAAACTTAAGTTTATAGGCCTTCGACGGTCTGTTCCGTCCCGTCCGACGGGCTCTGGCCTTCCTCGTCTCCCGGTTCGCCGTCGACCGGCTCCGCGGGTTCCTCCTCGAACGCCTCCGGCTCTTCCTGACGCGGCGCGTTCGCCGAACCGCCGCTTTCTTCCGCTTGCCTGTGCGTCCAAGTATATTGATCGAGCTTCGCATCGTCCAGGAACACTTCGATCGATGCGTTCTTGCTCGGCGACGTAACGACCTCGAAGGTGAACGACTGTTCGGACGACACCTTCTGATTTACCGCCTCGACGCGTTCGCCCATAGCGTCGGTGACGAGAATGCGAACGGCGCTCTCGGCGCCTTGCTCCTTCGGTCCGATGACGACGGTATACGTCGTCGCGCGAGCCTCCTTCGGCAGCCCATCGCTGATATAAATCATGATGCCTTCGCCCGGCGGCTTCACCGGGTCGCCCGGCTGATACGGGAATTGCTTGAACACGCGGCCCTTCTCGAAGTAGGCGGGCTCGCGGACGATGTTTTTCTCCAGCAGTTCAAGGCCCGCGCGCTCCAGCATCGCCTGCGCTTCTTGCGCGGTCAGTCCGAGCAGCTCCGGCATGTCGGTCTCTTCGCGCCCCCGGCTGACGACGACGCGCACCGACGTATCGAGCGGATCGATCGGCTGCAGCGCCGGCGGGAATTGCTCGATGATGCCGCCCGCGCCTTCCTTGTCGCTGAAGTCAGCGTCGAATTGGACGCTCTCGTCGGGAATGCCGAGCTCCTCGAGGGCGGCTCTCGCCTCCGCCTCCGTCAGGCCGACGAGCGCCGGCATCTCGACCATCTCGATCCCCTTGCTGACGTACAAGCGGATCGGCATCGTTCCCTTCACCTTCTCGCCCGCCTTCGTCTGCGAGATAACGTAATCGAGCGGCACTTCGCGATTGTATTCGTAGACGATCGGATCCTCTACGACGAGTCCGGCCGCCTCGATCTCGGTTATCGCCCGCTCGAGCGGCAGCCCTTCGACGAGCGGCACCTCGACGGTCGGGATGACGAAGATCTCCTGTACCTTGTTCACGCCCCACCATGCGCCGCCGAGCAGCACGAGCAGGATGCCGAACCAGACGAGCGGCTTCACCCAAGGATTCCCTCTGCGCTCCTCTTCCTCTTCGTCCACGTAGCTGCCGTCCCGCCATACCGGCGCGCCGGACGCGCTTTGAGAGGCTTCGCCGCTTCCGGCTCCGTCCAGCGCTCCCGGACGACCCGCAGGCTTCATGTCGCCGCGGATGGCCGGAATGACCCGCGTCGCCTCCGCGTCGTCTTCCGCGTCGCTGGCGTATGTCCACTTCGGCTCGTCCCTACGCTCGGGCGCGAGGCACGTTTCCAAGTCCCGCAGCATCTCTCCGGCCGAGACGTATCGCTCTTCCGGCCGTTTGCGAAGCGACTTAAGGATCACGTTTTCCACGCTTTGGGGAATCATCGGATTGACGGCCCGCGGTTCCTCGACGGGCTCCTGCAGATGCTTCAACGCGACGCTGATCGGGCTTTCTCCGATGAACGGAAGTCTCGCCGTCAGCATCTGGTACAAGACGATACCGAGGGAATACAAGTCCGACTTCTCCCCCGCGGTCACGCCCTTGGCGTGCTCCGGCGAGAAATAGTGAACCGAACCGATGACGGAGCCCGTCTGCGTAATCGTCGACGTCGTGATCGCCCGCGCGATGCCGAAGTCGGT is drawn from Paenibacillus antri and contains these coding sequences:
- the spoVM gene encoding stage V sporulation protein SpoVM, encoding MKFYTIKLPKFLGGFVKTLLNAFNKN
- a CDS encoding Asp23/Gls24 family envelope stress response protein, whose amino-acid sequence is MPIQLDTERGKVYVTDEVIATIAGSAALECYGLVGMASKNKLKDGIAELLRRDNLGRGVDVRREADVVHIDLYIIVSYGTKISEVAHNIQSKVKYVLNDIVGLHVDFVNIFVQGVRVSS
- the rsgA gene encoding ribosome small subunit-dependent GTPase A; its protein translation is MQDGLIVKALSGFYYVQPDDGGDVVACRARGLFKKQGVSPLVGDRVRFEAKVDGSGEGTVVELAPRSTELVRPPIANVDTALIVFAVTRPDINRSLLDKFLALSELAGLRSILCFTKADLLEKPEAADLKAEIAELRATYERIGYPVYLTSSRGGEGIAGLLGELEGRITVIAGQSGVGKSSLLNRLAPGLLLATNEISEKLGRGKHTTRHVELFRVGARGMLADTPGFSTLEFPEMEPEALTEAFPEFAELSNGCKFRGCLHLKEPGCRVLEAVASGEADKRRYEHYAAFAVEIRDRKRRY
- the rpe gene encoding ribulose-phosphate 3-epimerase yields the protein MAIIAPSLLAANFATLAEEVRDIEQGGADWLHLDVMDGKFVPNITFGPLVVEALRPRTSLFMDVHLMIEKPEAYVDAFVDAGADGVTVHVEACAHLHRTIQTIKARGVKAGVALNPATPAEWVRPVLADIDLVLVMTVNPGFGGQAFIPSTLKKIAALREWIREDGLDGRVAIQVDGGIAQGTARLVTEAGASVLVAGSSVFGVRDRAKAMAELRADAAL
- the pknB gene encoding Stk1 family PASTA domain-containing Ser/Thr kinase → MNGTTLSGRYELIERVGGGGMALVYKARDTLLNRHVAVKVLRQQYVHDEEFIRRFRREAQSAASLSHPNVVSIYDVGQDEETHFIVMEYIEGSNLNDIIKAQAPLQTAEAVHIATQICDALEHAHANGIIHRDIKPHNILIGKNGRVKVTDFGIARAITTSTITQTGSVIGSVHYFSPEHAKGVTAGEKSDLYSLGIVLYQMLTARLPFIGESPISVALKHLQEPVEEPRAVNPMIPQSVENVILKSLRKRPEERYVSAGEMLRDLETCLAPERRDEPKWTYASDAEDDAEATRVIPAIRGDMKPAGRPGALDGAGSGEASQSASGAPVWRDGSYVDEEEEERRGNPWVKPLVWFGILLVLLGGAWWGVNKVQEIFVIPTVEVPLVEGLPLERAITEIEAAGLVVEDPIVYEYNREVPLDYVISQTKAGEKVKGTMPIRLYVSKGIEMVEMPALVGLTEAEARAALEELGIPDESVQFDADFSDKEGAGGIIEQFPPALQPIDPLDTSVRVVVSRGREETDMPELLGLTAQEAQAMLERAGLELLEKNIVREPAYFEKGRVFKQFPYQPGDPVKPPGEGIMIYISDGLPKEARATTYTVVIGPKEQGAESAVRILVTDAMGERVEAVNQKVSSEQSFTFEVVTSPSKNASIEVFLDDAKLDQYTWTHRQAEESGGSANAPRQEEPEAFEEEPAEPVDGEPGDEEGQSPSDGTEQTVEGL
- the rpmB gene encoding 50S ribosomal protein L28; amino-acid sequence: MSRVCYITGKKPGSGNHVSHANNRNRRSWGVNVQKVRILVNGKPKRVYVSTRALKSGLITRV